A part of Candidatus Poribacteria bacterium genomic DNA contains:
- the bioA gene encoding adenosylmethionine--8-amino-7-oxononanoate transaminase, translating into MIDKETLVEWDKRYLWHPFTQMQDWLAEEPVIIERGEGCYLIDIAGNRYIDGIASMWTNVHGHNHPALNTALKAQLDKIAHATLLGYSNVPAIQLAQKLVELTPAGLNKVFYSDNGSTAVEVALKIAYQYWQHKEEPQRKLFIHFDNAYHGDTIGAMSVGGIDSFHTTFASLLFKGIRVSASEVYRPSDANGAAIKTRWLNAVERALSEHEGQIAGIILEPLIQGAGGMLLAPNGFLKELAALAKRWKTLLIVDEVMTGFGRTGKMWACEHEDVTPDLFCMAKGLASGYLPLAATLTTDEIYNAFLGEYRDLKTFFHGHTFTGNPLACAVALENIAIFERENLLSGLQPTLEHFKNRLQEFYELPHVGDVRVCGFTAGVELMKNPDTDTPYPFEEKVGIRVCKEALTRGAILRPLVNTIVLMPPLQISISELDTLLNIVRTAIDIVT; encoded by the coding sequence ATGATTGATAAAGAAACGCTTGTCGAGTGGGATAAGCGTTACCTCTGGCATCCGTTCACACAAATGCAGGACTGGCTGGCGGAAGAGCCTGTCATCATTGAAAGGGGTGAAGGATGCTACCTCATCGATATCGCCGGAAATCGGTATATTGATGGCATCGCTTCCATGTGGACAAACGTCCATGGGCATAATCACCCAGCGCTGAATACGGCACTCAAAGCGCAGCTTGACAAGATCGCACACGCCACCCTGCTGGGATACAGCAACGTCCCCGCGATTCAGCTCGCACAAAAACTCGTAGAACTCACACCCGCGGGATTAAACAAGGTGTTTTACTCCGACAACGGTTCAACCGCGGTCGAAGTCGCCTTGAAGATAGCATATCAGTATTGGCAACACAAAGAAGAACCGCAACGGAAACTGTTTATCCATTTTGATAATGCCTACCACGGAGACACGATAGGTGCGATGAGTGTCGGGGGTATCGATAGTTTCCACACGACCTTTGCATCCCTCCTTTTCAAAGGTATCCGTGTGTCCGCTTCTGAAGTCTATCGACCTTCGGACGCGAATGGAGCTGCGATTAAAACGCGTTGGCTCAATGCCGTGGAACGCGCCCTCTCCGAACATGAAGGGCAAATTGCGGGTATTATTTTAGAACCCCTCATTCAAGGCGCGGGTGGTATGCTGCTCGCGCCGAACGGGTTCTTAAAGGAACTTGCCGCCTTGGCGAAACGGTGGAAAACCCTTCTTATCGTTGACGAAGTGATGACCGGGTTCGGGCGCACGGGTAAAATGTGGGCATGCGAACACGAGGACGTTACACCCGACCTCTTCTGTATGGCAAAAGGACTCGCAAGCGGTTATCTTCCACTCGCTGCAACGTTAACCACCGACGAAATCTATAACGCCTTCCTCGGTGAATACCGAGACCTCAAGACCTTCTTCCACGGACACACTTTCACCGGAAACCCATTGGCATGCGCAGTCGCCTTAGAAAATATCGCTATTTTCGAGCGTGAAAATCTCCTGTCCGGACTCCAACCGACACTTGAACACTTCAAAAATCGGCTTCAAGAATTCTATGAGCTGCCACACGTCGGAGATGTCCGCGTCTGCGGTTTTACCGCCGGTGTAGAATTAATGAAAAACCCCGACACCGACACACCTTATCCCTTTGAAGAGAAGGTAGGTATCCGAGTTTGCAAAGAGGCACTCACCCGTGGCGCGATCCTTCGACCGCTTGTGAATACCATCGTGCTGATGCCCCCACTACAGATCTCAATTTCGGAGTTAGACACTTTATTGAACATCGTTCGGACCGCAATCGATATTGTTACATAA